The following coding sequences lie in one Oncorhynchus masou masou isolate Uvic2021 unplaced genomic scaffold, UVic_Omas_1.1 unplaced_scaffold_532, whole genome shotgun sequence genomic window:
- the LOC135535930 gene encoding phosphoribosyl pyrophosphate synthase-associated protein 2-like isoform X1: MTWRTGTYSRKLLDTEEGLTEVWQPRQGLATPPEGGANTNVDKLKDRLVLFSANSSPSCMELANRIAERLGVELGKTEVYQDSNGETRIQIQESVRGKDVYIIQTISLDVNRCLMELCVMAYGCVTACARSVCGVLPYLPYSKQCKMRKRGSIVCKLIASLMCRAGLTHLITVDLHQKEIQGFFNIPVDNLRASPFLLQYIQEEIPDYHNAVIVAKSPSSAKRAQSLAERLRVSIAVIHGDAETDLLDGRHSPPTVRTTGGLPELPFCIPKEKHPITVVGDVAGRIAIIVDDIIDDAVGFVAAAEMLRERGAGPIIAMATHAILSADAPRILQESAISQVVVTNTIPHSSQKLQCCKIKTVDVSLILSEAVRRIHCGESMSCLFHNIGADD; encoded by the exons ATGACTTGGAGGACAGGTACCTACAGTAGGAAGCTACTGGACACAGAG GAAGGTCTCACTGAAGTGTGGCAGCCCAGACAGGGGTTGGCCACGCCCCCAGAGGGAGGGGCTAACACCAATGTAGACAAACTAAAGGACCGATTAGTCCTGTTCTCCGCTAACTCCTCACCCTCTTGTATGGAGCTGGCCAATAGGATTGCAGA gaGACTGGGAGTCGAGCTGGGGAAGACTGAAGTCTACCAGGATTCTaatggag AAACGCGTATCCAGATCCAGGAGTCGGTCAGAGGGAAAGACGTCTACATCATCCAGACCATCTCact ggatgTGAACCGGTGCCTGATGGAGCTGTGTGTGATGGCGTATGGGTGTGTGACGGCGTGTGCGAGGAGTGTGTGTGGCGTGCTGCCGTACCTTCCCTACAGTAAACAGTGTAAGATGAGGAAACGGGGATCCATCGTCTGTAAGCTGATCGCCTCTCTGATGTGCAGGGCAG gtctgacCCATCTCATCACTGTGGATCTTCATCAGAAGGAGATTCAGGGCTTCTTCAACATCCCAGTAGACAACCTGAGAGCTTCTCCCTTCCTACTGCAGTacatacaggaggag ATTCCAGACTACCATAATGCCGTCATCGTGGCCAAATCACCGTCCTCCGCTAAGAG GGCCCAGTCCCTCGCCGAGAGGTTGCGTGTGTCTATTGCTGTGATCCACGGAGATGCAGAGACGGACCTGCTGGACGGACGGCACTCTCCTCCGACAGTCAGAACCACCGGAGGTCTACCTGAACTACCCT tctgtatcCCTAAGGAGAAGCATCCTATCACAGTCGTAGGAGATGTGGCCGGACGCATCGCCATCATCGTG gatgaCATCATCGATGATGCGGTGGGTTTTGTGGCGGCAGCGGAGatgctgagggagaggggggcggGGCCAATCATCGCCATGGCAACACACGCCATCCTGTCTGCGGACGCTCCCAGAATCCTCCAGGAGTCAGCCATTAGTCAG GTGGTGGTAACCAACACGATTCCCCACTCGTCCCAGAAGCTCCAGTGCTGTAAGATAAAGACGGTTGATGTTTCTCTGATCCTGTCTGAAGCTGTACGGAGGATCCACTGTGGAGAGTCAATGTCTTGTCTGTTCCACAACATAGGAGCTGacgactga
- the LOC135535930 gene encoding phosphoribosyl pyrophosphate synthase-associated protein 2-like isoform X2 yields the protein MELANRIAERLGVELGKTEVYQDSNGETRIQIQESVRGKDVYIIQTISLDVNRCLMELCVMAYGCVTACARSVCGVLPYLPYSKQCKMRKRGSIVCKLIASLMCRAGLTHLITVDLHQKEIQGFFNIPVDNLRASPFLLQYIQEEIPDYHNAVIVAKSPSSAKRAQSLAERLRVSIAVIHGDAETDLLDGRHSPPTVRTTGGLPELPFCIPKEKHPITVVGDVAGRIAIIVDDIIDDAVGFVAAAEMLRERGAGPIIAMATHAILSADAPRILQESAISQVVVTNTIPHSSQKLQCCKIKTVDVSLILSEAVRRIHCGESMSCLFHNIGADD from the exons ATGGAGCTGGCCAATAGGATTGCAGA gaGACTGGGAGTCGAGCTGGGGAAGACTGAAGTCTACCAGGATTCTaatggag AAACGCGTATCCAGATCCAGGAGTCGGTCAGAGGGAAAGACGTCTACATCATCCAGACCATCTCact ggatgTGAACCGGTGCCTGATGGAGCTGTGTGTGATGGCGTATGGGTGTGTGACGGCGTGTGCGAGGAGTGTGTGTGGCGTGCTGCCGTACCTTCCCTACAGTAAACAGTGTAAGATGAGGAAACGGGGATCCATCGTCTGTAAGCTGATCGCCTCTCTGATGTGCAGGGCAG gtctgacCCATCTCATCACTGTGGATCTTCATCAGAAGGAGATTCAGGGCTTCTTCAACATCCCAGTAGACAACCTGAGAGCTTCTCCCTTCCTACTGCAGTacatacaggaggag ATTCCAGACTACCATAATGCCGTCATCGTGGCCAAATCACCGTCCTCCGCTAAGAG GGCCCAGTCCCTCGCCGAGAGGTTGCGTGTGTCTATTGCTGTGATCCACGGAGATGCAGAGACGGACCTGCTGGACGGACGGCACTCTCCTCCGACAGTCAGAACCACCGGAGGTCTACCTGAACTACCCT tctgtatcCCTAAGGAGAAGCATCCTATCACAGTCGTAGGAGATGTGGCCGGACGCATCGCCATCATCGTG gatgaCATCATCGATGATGCGGTGGGTTTTGTGGCGGCAGCGGAGatgctgagggagaggggggcggGGCCAATCATCGCCATGGCAACACACGCCATCCTGTCTGCGGACGCTCCCAGAATCCTCCAGGAGTCAGCCATTAGTCAG GTGGTGGTAACCAACACGATTCCCCACTCGTCCCAGAAGCTCCAGTGCTGTAAGATAAAGACGGTTGATGTTTCTCTGATCCTGTCTGAAGCTGTACGGAGGATCCACTGTGGAGAGTCAATGTCTTGTCTGTTCCACAACATAGGAGCTGacgactga
- the LOC135535930 gene encoding phosphoribosyl pyrophosphate synthase-associated protein 2-like isoform X3, with the protein MELCVMAYGCVTACARSVCGVLPYLPYSKQCKMRKRGSIVCKLIASLMCRAGLTHLITVDLHQKEIQGFFNIPVDNLRASPFLLQYIQEEIPDYHNAVIVAKSPSSAKRAQSLAERLRVSIAVIHGDAETDLLDGRHSPPTVRTTGGLPELPFCIPKEKHPITVVGDVAGRIAIIVDDIIDDAVGFVAAAEMLRERGAGPIIAMATHAILSADAPRILQESAISQVVVTNTIPHSSQKLQCCKIKTVDVSLILSEAVRRIHCGESMSCLFHNIGADD; encoded by the exons ATGGAGCTGTGTGTGATGGCGTATGGGTGTGTGACGGCGTGTGCGAGGAGTGTGTGTGGCGTGCTGCCGTACCTTCCCTACAGTAAACAGTGTAAGATGAGGAAACGGGGATCCATCGTCTGTAAGCTGATCGCCTCTCTGATGTGCAGGGCAG gtctgacCCATCTCATCACTGTGGATCTTCATCAGAAGGAGATTCAGGGCTTCTTCAACATCCCAGTAGACAACCTGAGAGCTTCTCCCTTCCTACTGCAGTacatacaggaggag ATTCCAGACTACCATAATGCCGTCATCGTGGCCAAATCACCGTCCTCCGCTAAGAG GGCCCAGTCCCTCGCCGAGAGGTTGCGTGTGTCTATTGCTGTGATCCACGGAGATGCAGAGACGGACCTGCTGGACGGACGGCACTCTCCTCCGACAGTCAGAACCACCGGAGGTCTACCTGAACTACCCT tctgtatcCCTAAGGAGAAGCATCCTATCACAGTCGTAGGAGATGTGGCCGGACGCATCGCCATCATCGTG gatgaCATCATCGATGATGCGGTGGGTTTTGTGGCGGCAGCGGAGatgctgagggagaggggggcggGGCCAATCATCGCCATGGCAACACACGCCATCCTGTCTGCGGACGCTCCCAGAATCCTCCAGGAGTCAGCCATTAGTCAG GTGGTGGTAACCAACACGATTCCCCACTCGTCCCAGAAGCTCCAGTGCTGTAAGATAAAGACGGTTGATGTTTCTCTGATCCTGTCTGAAGCTGTACGGAGGATCCACTGTGGAGAGTCAATGTCTTGTCTGTTCCACAACATAGGAGCTGacgactga